The following coding sequences lie in one Candidatus Eremiobacterota bacterium genomic window:
- a CDS encoding TrkA family potassium uptake protein: MRYVIVGCGRVGSALAKLLDSDGHEVIVVDENAGAFKRLGPKFKGHEVVGTGIDYDVLKRAGAASADGFVAVTNGDNRNIMAALIAQRMFKIKRIVARIYDPPRGQMYRELGVQTVCPTTVGAKLIRDVLIEAPWDSLNFDLGKLTSLCALVGPAHAGKRVSEIEESGRIRIAAVRRGVEQVMVASSDLILEEGDEISAVVAPNAISDFAERFPHVTPLSKVPA, from the coding sequence ATGAGATACGTCATCGTCGGCTGCGGACGCGTCGGATCCGCACTCGCGAAGCTCCTCGACTCCGACGGGCACGAAGTTATCGTCGTCGACGAAAATGCCGGCGCCTTTAAGCGTCTCGGTCCGAAGTTCAAAGGCCATGAAGTTGTGGGCACGGGCATCGACTACGACGTGCTCAAGCGCGCGGGCGCGGCCAGCGCCGACGGCTTTGTCGCCGTCACCAATGGCGACAATCGCAACATCATGGCAGCGCTGATCGCGCAGCGCATGTTTAAGATCAAACGCATCGTCGCCCGTATTTACGATCCTCCCCGCGGACAAATGTATCGCGAGCTCGGCGTACAGACCGTTTGTCCGACGACCGTGGGCGCCAAACTCATCCGCGACGTATTGATCGAAGCGCCGTGGGATTCGTTGAATTTCGACCTTGGCAAACTTACATCGCTCTGCGCGCTCGTCGGACCCGCGCATGCCGGCAAGCGCGTGAGCGAGATCGAGGAATCCGGACGCATCCGGATCGCGGCCGTTCGTCGCGGGGTTGAGCAAGTGATGGTCGCATCGAGCGACTTGATCCTGGAAGAAGGCGATGAGATCAGCGCAGTGGTGGCTCCGAACGCCATCAGTGATTTCGCCGAGCGCTTTCCGCACGTCACGCCCCTGTCGAAGGTACCCGCGTAA
- a CDS encoding DedA family protein, producing the protein MEHLQQAVIGLIDHYGYVGLFIALTLGNFGVPIGSEIVLPVSGALTAAGHLRSLWLTVVVALAGELAGGSVGYALGRYGGVPMIERYGKYIHFTHARLIGVHRFFERWGNFAIFVCRFVPFVRGIVAIPAGIAEMNLGAFYLWTFLGSLVFCTFLILLGNAFGSHLSTLLPLLHRGGYFVLAVAVAVLIAGGVVVRLRARQTGAR; encoded by the coding sequence GTGGAGCACCTCCAACAGGCGGTGATCGGCCTCATCGATCATTATGGCTACGTCGGGCTCTTTATTGCGCTGACGTTGGGAAATTTCGGCGTACCGATCGGCAGCGAGATCGTTCTTCCAGTTTCGGGAGCCTTGACCGCCGCGGGCCATCTCAGGAGTTTGTGGCTGACCGTTGTGGTGGCGCTGGCCGGCGAGCTCGCCGGCGGCTCGGTTGGATATGCGCTTGGGCGTTACGGGGGCGTTCCGATGATCGAGCGGTACGGGAAGTACATCCACTTTACGCACGCGCGCCTCATTGGCGTGCACCGCTTCTTCGAGCGATGGGGAAACTTTGCGATCTTCGTGTGCCGCTTCGTGCCCTTCGTGCGGGGCATCGTCGCAATTCCCGCAGGGATAGCGGAAATGAATCTTGGGGCGTTCTATCTTTGGACGTTTCTCGGCTCGCTCGTCTTTTGCACGTTCCTGATCTTGCTGGGCAATGCGTTTGGATCGCACCTATCGACCTTGCTGCCGTTGCTCCATCGCGGCGGTTACTTCGTGCTTGCCGTCGCCGTCGCTGTTCTGATAGCGGGGGGTGTCGTCGTGCGTCTTCGCGCCCGCCAAACGGGAGCGAGGTGA
- the uvrC gene encoding excinuclease ABC subunit UvrC, with amino-acid sequence MKQVPAAAQIPDAPGVYLMADERGEILYIGKAISLRSRVRSYFQEGAVHQTRIAAMVEKVADVRTIVVTNEVEALILEANLIKRHQPPFNVRLRDDKRYPYLKVTNEPFPRVVFTRFVRNDGARYFGPYTNAHGLRELIDLVRLVFPLRTCREPIDGRRRRPCLQYHIKRCMAPCVGFQTEEEYNRTIDEVVLFLEGKQESLLARLQREMSESAEHFNFEAAARLRDRIVAVRRVTEAQKVVWRSRLDMDLVAVARARGQACMQVFLVRRGKLIGQEHFILDGVYEQSDEVLTGEFLKQFYTARTAGAAAEPTLSPMRVARDNQAPVPEKRRNAASRPAAASVPKELLVSALPGERETIEQWLSGVKGQRVRILQPQRGTRAEYMRLVQQNAEQNLKAFLAHQEVQETAQARSLTDLADALELPELPHRIECYDVSNIQGTNPTASMVVFVEGRAKKSEYRKFKIQYDRGPNDFAMMQETLRRRLRYLRRETDRTETPIERELAKKEKFNKKPDLLLIDGGKGQLSAVVEVLEELDMTGLAVAGLAKEHEWLYLPHQSDPIVLPSNSPALHLIQRIRDEAHRFAVTYHRQRRAKSMTRSVLDALAGVGPVRKKRLLAAFGSPAAIRRAKVDEIAAIKGMTPALAAKIKQELEGGYRS; translated from the coding sequence GTGAAACAGGTTCCCGCAGCGGCGCAGATTCCCGACGCGCCCGGCGTCTATCTGATGGCCGACGAACGCGGCGAGATTCTCTACATCGGGAAAGCCATTTCGCTTCGCAGTCGCGTGCGTTCCTATTTTCAAGAAGGCGCCGTTCACCAAACTCGAATCGCCGCAATGGTCGAAAAGGTCGCCGACGTTCGCACCATCGTCGTCACGAACGAAGTCGAAGCGCTCATCCTCGAAGCGAATTTGATCAAACGGCACCAGCCGCCATTCAACGTTCGGCTGCGCGACGACAAACGCTATCCCTATCTCAAAGTGACGAACGAGCCGTTTCCCCGAGTCGTCTTCACGCGTTTCGTGCGCAACGACGGTGCCCGCTATTTTGGTCCCTATACGAACGCGCACGGCCTGCGCGAGCTCATCGACCTCGTGCGGCTCGTCTTTCCTTTGCGCACGTGTCGCGAACCGATCGACGGGCGGCGGCGACGACCGTGCCTTCAGTATCATATCAAGCGCTGCATGGCGCCATGCGTCGGCTTCCAGACCGAGGAAGAATACAATCGGACCATCGACGAGGTCGTGCTTTTCCTCGAAGGCAAGCAGGAGTCGCTCCTGGCTCGCCTGCAGCGCGAGATGAGCGAGTCGGCCGAGCACTTCAACTTCGAAGCCGCGGCGCGCCTGCGGGACCGCATCGTCGCGGTGCGGCGCGTTACGGAAGCGCAAAAAGTCGTCTGGCGATCGCGGCTCGACATGGACCTCGTCGCGGTCGCTCGCGCGCGGGGTCAGGCGTGCATGCAAGTGTTTCTGGTGCGACGCGGCAAGCTGATCGGCCAAGAGCATTTTATTCTCGATGGCGTCTACGAACAATCCGATGAAGTCCTAACCGGCGAATTCCTCAAGCAGTTTTACACCGCTCGGACCGCCGGGGCAGCCGCCGAACCGACGCTTTCGCCGATGCGCGTCGCGCGCGACAATCAAGCTCCGGTCCCGGAAAAGCGCCGCAACGCGGCGTCGAGACCAGCTGCGGCGTCGGTGCCCAAGGAGTTGCTCGTTTCGGCATTGCCGGGCGAGCGAGAGACGATCGAGCAGTGGCTTTCGGGCGTCAAAGGGCAGCGCGTTCGCATCCTACAGCCGCAACGCGGCACGCGCGCCGAGTACATGCGACTGGTGCAGCAGAACGCCGAGCAGAACCTCAAAGCTTTTCTCGCCCATCAGGAAGTACAGGAAACCGCGCAGGCGCGTTCGCTCACCGACTTGGCCGACGCGCTTGAGTTGCCCGAGCTGCCGCATCGCATCGAATGCTACGACGTTTCGAACATTCAGGGCACGAATCCAACGGCCTCGATGGTGGTGTTCGTCGAAGGACGCGCGAAGAAGAGCGAATATCGAAAATTCAAGATTCAGTACGATCGTGGACCAAACGACTTTGCGATGATGCAGGAGACGCTCCGGCGTCGTCTTCGTTATCTGCGGCGTGAAACCGATCGCACCGAAACTCCGATCGAGCGCGAGCTGGCCAAGAAAGAGAAGTTCAACAAGAAACCGGACTTGCTGCTGATCGACGGTGGAAAAGGTCAGCTCAGCGCGGTCGTCGAGGTTCTCGAAGAACTGGATATGACGGGTCTTGCCGTTGCGGGCTTGGCCAAAGAGCACGAATGGCTGTACTTGCCGCACCAGTCCGACCCTATCGTCTTGCCTTCGAACTCCCCGGCGCTGCATTTGATCCAGCGCATCCGCGACGAAGCACACCGGTTCGCGGTGACCTATCATCGGCAGCGTCGAGCCAAATCGATGACGCGCTCGGTTCTCGATGCGCTTGCCGGAGTCGGCCCCGTCCGCAAGAAGCGCTTACTGGCGGCATTCGGCTCGCCCGCGGCAATTCGTCGCGCCAAGGTCGATGAAATTGCCGCGATCAAAGGGATGACGCCTGCGTTGGCCGCAAAGATCAAGCAGGAACTGGAAGGAGGCTATCGATCGTGA
- a CDS encoding phage holin family protein, with translation MNWFLRFLINAIVLYLIAKYVPGFYHNPGIWNAVGAAIVFGLVNMLIGPVLRLISLPLTWVTHGLFSFVINYILFAITIHFVHFYDPASGVNPWLADLYGTIIMTIVSTLMNQGSEAEARRYTS, from the coding sequence GTGAACTGGTTTCTCAGGTTTCTCATCAATGCCATCGTCCTCTACCTGATTGCGAAATACGTCCCGGGATTCTATCACAATCCGGGAATCTGGAATGCCGTCGGCGCCGCTATCGTCTTCGGTCTGGTTAACATGCTGATCGGACCGGTGCTGCGGTTGATCTCCCTGCCGCTCACGTGGGTCACCCACGGACTCTTTTCTTTCGTAATCAACTACATACTCTTCGCCATTACCATTCATTTCGTGCATTTTTACGACCCCGCCAGCGGCGTGAACCCATGGCTTGCCGATCTGTATGGGACTATCATCATGACGATCGTGTCGACGCTCATGAATCAGGGAAGCGAAGCGGAAGCGCGCCGGTATACGTCGTAG